Proteins from a genomic interval of Hydrogenophaga sp. PAMC20947:
- a CDS encoding DUF4279 domain-containing protein, with protein sequence MQPSVRYDDEYATCVSTFVWLRVMSETLEPDSVTRRLHVQPTRTQLRGALPAPNSKYPYKYSGWFLESDGQVQSRDARRHLDWLLSQLTGKGKVFAELMAEGNKVDVCCKWESVGQGGPLLSPPQLEGLAQLGLELWFDVYFAGQDGVV encoded by the coding sequence ATGCAGCCGAGCGTTCGCTACGATGACGAATACGCGACGTGCGTCAGTACGTTCGTCTGGCTGCGCGTGATGAGCGAAACGCTCGAGCCCGACTCAGTGACGCGGAGGCTGCATGTCCAGCCAACACGAACGCAATTGCGCGGCGCTTTGCCCGCACCAAACTCCAAGTACCCCTACAAGTACTCCGGGTGGTTTCTCGAGTCGGACGGCCAGGTCCAGAGTCGAGACGCTCGGCGTCACCTTGACTGGCTGCTGTCCCAGCTCACCGGGAAGGGCAAAGTATTCGCGGAGCTCATGGCCGAAGGTAACAAGGTGGATGTTTGCTGCAAGTGGGAGTCTGTGGGGCAGGGTGGTCCGCTTCTGAGCCCGCCGCAGCTGGAAGGCCTCGCCCAACTCGGCCTTGAGCTTTGGTTCGATGTCTACTTTGCGGGTCAAGACGGTGTCGTCTAA
- a CDS encoding response regulator transcription factor, which produces MNLNKPTIAIVEDDIDQRNTLQEFLTDAGYDVWCAGSAEAFYKGFTAHPADVVILDLGLPGEDGLSVASLLKAKPEVGVIILSARDSLDDRLAGMRAGADRYLVKPVNLLELSANIEATAIRLEPKSGHQASVPQLLVAEAPWVLAVKDWALVSPMGKSLQLTTLEFMFLQQLMRSSGQPQAKRDLSTLLFGPRAQNGAERLNLLVARLRKKSAQAFNETLPVKTLHQIGYAFTAETHITQAPQALH; this is translated from the coding sequence ATGAATTTGAACAAGCCCACCATTGCCATCGTCGAAGACGACATTGATCAGCGAAACACCCTTCAAGAGTTCCTGACGGACGCGGGCTACGACGTGTGGTGTGCGGGCAGTGCCGAGGCTTTCTACAAAGGGTTCACCGCGCATCCGGCCGATGTGGTCATTCTCGACCTGGGCTTGCCTGGTGAAGACGGCCTGAGCGTGGCGTCGTTGCTCAAGGCCAAACCCGAGGTGGGCGTGATCATCCTCAGTGCGCGGGACTCGTTGGACGACCGGTTGGCCGGGATGAGAGCAGGCGCCGACCGCTACCTCGTCAAGCCCGTCAACCTGCTGGAACTGTCCGCCAACATCGAGGCAACGGCCATTCGTCTGGAGCCCAAGTCCGGGCACCAAGCAAGCGTGCCCCAACTGCTGGTCGCCGAGGCGCCCTGGGTACTTGCGGTCAAGGACTGGGCGCTTGTCTCGCCCATGGGCAAGTCACTGCAACTCACCACCCTCGAGTTCATGTTCCTTCAGCAACTCATGCGCTCAAGTGGGCAACCCCAGGCCAAACGCGATCTGAGCACCCTCCTGTTCGGGCCCCGTGCCCAAAACGGTGCGGAGCGCCTCAACCTGTTGGTGGCCCGGCTGCGCAAGAAGTCGGCGCAAGCCTTTAACGAGACCTTGCCGGTCAAAACCTTGCACCAGATTGGGTACGCCTTCACGGCCGAGACGCACATCACGCAGGCGCCGCAAGCCCTGCACTGA